From Phycodurus eques isolate BA_2022a chromosome 20, UOR_Pequ_1.1, whole genome shotgun sequence, a single genomic window includes:
- the LOC133395482 gene encoding cell division control protein 42 homolog, producing MQTIKCVVVGDGAVGKTCLLISYTTNKFPSEYVPTVFDNYAVTVMIGGEPYTLGLFDTAGQEDYDRLRPLSYPQTDVFLVCFSVVSPSSFENVREKWVPEISHHCPRTPFLLVGTQVDLRDDGTTLEKLAKNKQRALTVEMGDKLSRELKSVKYVECSALTQRGLKNVFDEAILAALEPPEVKPKRRCVLL from the exons ATGCAGACCATCAAATGTGTGGTGGTGGGCGACGGCGCCGTGGGGAAGACGTGCCTCCTCATCTCCTACACCACCAACAAGTTCCCGTCGGAATACGTCCCCACG GTGTTCGACAACTACGCCGTGACGGTGATGATCGGCGGCGAGCCGTACACTTTGGGACTCTTCGACACTGCGG GCCAGGAGGACTACGACAGGCTGCGACCGCTCAGCTACCCTCAGACCGACGTCTTCCTCGTCTGCTTCTCCGTGGTGTCGCCTTCTTCCTTTGAGAACGTCCGCGAGAAG TGGGTGCCGGAGATCTCCCACCACTGCCCGCGGACGCCGTTCCTGCTGGTGGGGACTCAAGTGGACCTGAGGGACGACGGCACCACCCTGGAGAAGCTGGCCAAGAACAAGCAGCGAGCGCTGACCGTCGAGATGGGCGACAAACTGTCGCGGGAGCTCAAGTCCGTCAAATACGTCGAGTGTTCGGCGCTCACGCAG AGAGGCCTGAAGAACGTGTTCGACGAGGCCATCCTGGCGGCCCTGGAGCCTCCCGAGGTGAAACCCAAGCGGCGCTGCGTCCTGCTCTAA